One Phaseolus vulgaris cultivar G19833 chromosome 2, P. vulgaris v2.0, whole genome shotgun sequence DNA window includes the following coding sequences:
- the LOC137810023 gene encoding ACT domain-containing protein ACR1-like isoform X1, protein MEIWYHAHIDREIESLIKRIHPPRVCIDNDSCRDCTVVKVDSANRKGILLEMVQVLTDLDLIISKSYISSDGGWFMDVFHVTDEAGKKLTDETLMLHIQQELCATRSKGEISRDREGGSDKGEEEEVVGREITAMEMSGMDRTGLLSELSGMLVELGCIVTAATAWTHNDRVACIILVEDESKGGPISDPKRLGLVEEQLENVVAAHRGERKRVRVTRLGAGHTHRERRLHQLMYADRDYESCRACDGDSSGEHKKECDGTHVSVGRCEDKGYLMVNVRSRDRPKLLFDTVCVLTDMQYVVFHAAISSKRSMANQEYYIRHSMGSAGFPSESEKQKLTLCLIAAVERRVSHGLRVDILTENRKGLLSNVTRVLRENGLSISRVEIETEGGKAEGSFFVRDCSGEEVNPNIVELVKQETGGSVVIDHKSPHRLHQSSSSSSSSVINQSKDTVEAKQKFSLGSLLWSRLERLSSGFGPIRS, encoded by the exons ATGGAAATATGGTACCACGCCCACATCGATCGCGAGATTGAATCGCTCATAAAAAGAATACATCCTCCCAG GGTGTGCATCGATAATGATTCTTGCCGAGACTGCACTGTGGTGAAG GTTGACAGTGCAAACAGGAAGGGGATATTACTGGAGATGGTCCAAGTGTTGACAGATCTTGATCTCATCATTTCCAAATCATACATCTCCTCTGATGGTGGATGGTTTATGGACG TGTTCCACGTGACTGATGAAGCTGGCAAGAAGCTCACAGACGAAACGCTCATGCTCCACATCCAGCAG GAACTGTGCGCCACAAGAAGTAAAGGGGAGATTTCAAGGGATAGAGAAGGGGGAAGTGATAaaggagaagaggaagaggtGGTGGGAAGGGAGATAACAGCGATGGAGATGAGTGGGATGGACCGAACGGGCCTACTGTCAGAGCTATCAGGAATGTTGGTTGAGCTGGGCTGCATCGTTACCGCTGCAACTGCATGGACCCACAACGACAGGGTGGCCTGTATTATATTGGTGGAAGACGAGTCCAAAGGTGGGCCCATAAGCGACCCGAAACGGTTGGGCCTAGTGGAGGAGCAGCTGGAGAATGTGGTGGCGGCGCATAGGGGAGAGAGGAAGAGAGTGAGGGTGACGAGGTTGGGGGCGGGGCACACCCACAGGGAGCGGCGGCTCCACCAGCTGATGTACGCGGACAGGGATTACGAGAGTTGCCGTGCGTGTGACGGGGACAGTAGTGGGGAACACAAGAAGGAGTGTGATGGGACCCACGTGTCTGTCGGGAGATGCGAGGACAAAGGCTACTTGATGGTTAACGTCAGGAGCAGGGACCGTCCTAAGCTCTTGTTCGACACCGTCTGCGTTTTAACGGACATGCAGTATGTGGTCTTCCACGCCGCCATCAGTTCCAAGAGATCCATGGCTAATCAG GAGTACTACATAAGGCACAGCATGGGTAGTGCAGGTTTTCCCAGCGAAAGCGAGAAGCAAAAACTCACCTTATGCTTAATCGCTGCAGTTGAGCGCAGAGTGTCGCAT GGATTGAGGGTGGATATTTTGACTGAAAATAGAAAGGGGCTACTATCGAATGTGACGCGGGTGTTACGTGAAAATGGATTGTCCATATCGAGAGTGGAGATTGAAACGGAGGGAGGAAAAGCGGAAGGATCATTCTTTGTGAGAGATTGTTCAGGTGAAGAAGTGAACCCAAATATCGTGGAACTGGTGAAACAAGAGACGGGTGGATCCGTGGTGATTGATCACAAGTCGCCCCATAGGCTACATCAATCatcatcctcctcctcctcctctgtTATAAACCAAAGCAAAGACACAGTGGAAGCCAAGCAAAAATTCTCACTCGGAAGCTTGCTATGGTCTCGATTAGAACGCCTTTCCAGCGGTTTCGGACCCATTAGATCCTAA
- the LOC137810023 gene encoding ACT domain-containing protein ACR1-like isoform X2: protein MVQVLTDLDLIISKSYISSDGGWFMDVFHVTDEAGKKLTDETLMLHIQQELCATRSKGEISRDREGGSDKGEEEEVVGREITAMEMSGMDRTGLLSELSGMLVELGCIVTAATAWTHNDRVACIILVEDESKGGPISDPKRLGLVEEQLENVVAAHRGERKRVRVTRLGAGHTHRERRLHQLMYADRDYESCRACDGDSSGEHKKECDGTHVSVGRCEDKGYLMVNVRSRDRPKLLFDTVCVLTDMQYVVFHAAISSKRSMANQEYYIRHSMGSAGFPSESEKQKLTLCLIAAVERRVSHGLRVDILTENRKGLLSNVTRVLRENGLSISRVEIETEGGKAEGSFFVRDCSGEEVNPNIVELVKQETGGSVVIDHKSPHRLHQSSSSSSSSVINQSKDTVEAKQKFSLGSLLWSRLERLSSGFGPIRS, encoded by the exons ATGGTCCAAGTGTTGACAGATCTTGATCTCATCATTTCCAAATCATACATCTCCTCTGATGGTGGATGGTTTATGGACG TGTTCCACGTGACTGATGAAGCTGGCAAGAAGCTCACAGACGAAACGCTCATGCTCCACATCCAGCAG GAACTGTGCGCCACAAGAAGTAAAGGGGAGATTTCAAGGGATAGAGAAGGGGGAAGTGATAaaggagaagaggaagaggtGGTGGGAAGGGAGATAACAGCGATGGAGATGAGTGGGATGGACCGAACGGGCCTACTGTCAGAGCTATCAGGAATGTTGGTTGAGCTGGGCTGCATCGTTACCGCTGCAACTGCATGGACCCACAACGACAGGGTGGCCTGTATTATATTGGTGGAAGACGAGTCCAAAGGTGGGCCCATAAGCGACCCGAAACGGTTGGGCCTAGTGGAGGAGCAGCTGGAGAATGTGGTGGCGGCGCATAGGGGAGAGAGGAAGAGAGTGAGGGTGACGAGGTTGGGGGCGGGGCACACCCACAGGGAGCGGCGGCTCCACCAGCTGATGTACGCGGACAGGGATTACGAGAGTTGCCGTGCGTGTGACGGGGACAGTAGTGGGGAACACAAGAAGGAGTGTGATGGGACCCACGTGTCTGTCGGGAGATGCGAGGACAAAGGCTACTTGATGGTTAACGTCAGGAGCAGGGACCGTCCTAAGCTCTTGTTCGACACCGTCTGCGTTTTAACGGACATGCAGTATGTGGTCTTCCACGCCGCCATCAGTTCCAAGAGATCCATGGCTAATCAG GAGTACTACATAAGGCACAGCATGGGTAGTGCAGGTTTTCCCAGCGAAAGCGAGAAGCAAAAACTCACCTTATGCTTAATCGCTGCAGTTGAGCGCAGAGTGTCGCAT GGATTGAGGGTGGATATTTTGACTGAAAATAGAAAGGGGCTACTATCGAATGTGACGCGGGTGTTACGTGAAAATGGATTGTCCATATCGAGAGTGGAGATTGAAACGGAGGGAGGAAAAGCGGAAGGATCATTCTTTGTGAGAGATTGTTCAGGTGAAGAAGTGAACCCAAATATCGTGGAACTGGTGAAACAAGAGACGGGTGGATCCGTGGTGATTGATCACAAGTCGCCCCATAGGCTACATCAATCatcatcctcctcctcctcctctgtTATAAACCAAAGCAAAGACACAGTGGAAGCCAAGCAAAAATTCTCACTCGGAAGCTTGCTATGGTCTCGATTAGAACGCCTTTCCAGCGGTTTCGGACCCATTAGATCCTAA
- the LOC137810024 gene encoding uncharacterized protein: MSWFARTIANSLRLDDDDLDDDNSGNLKSPPKKPESEPVQPDSASTPSPTARGVKEDFNEITKSFSRQIWGVASFLAPPPDPQPQNPVADPNSSDEEDIIAGIRNDFAEIGGKFKSGISKISGHKTVSEFTKIASSFLQLGSQEEYDLEGVVGVTEDVVAFARSVALHPETWLDFPLPDDADSDDFDLSDAQQEHALAVEHLAPSLAALRMELCPGYMSDGNFWKIYFVLVHPRLGKSDADILSTPQIVEARAMLTQALDKRGKEKKESDLSSEGNIPSKEEEQHLFVPNSAPLESAPLQASVVEAVPSMVASDVEMEKNATQSDVPQIIVKSVVKEEPVKPSAEQSASGSTNRFLDETYEDDADDWLKEEDSSEMVGPSGTYIQTSNDEDVSFSDLEEDDGDVHESNKKTRSGSDSSTKDSRERDWVQLGRSSPNSDKDRFSVESKRTGSENSSSRNSVTKESNDWLNVDDIDVI; this comes from the exons ATGTCGTGGTTTGCAAGAACAATCGCAAACTCACTCAGACTCGACGACGACGATCTCGACGACGACAATAGCGGTAACCTAAAATCCCCTCCGAAGAAACCCGAATCAGAACCCGTTCAACCCGATTCCGCATCCACTCCCAGTCCCACCGCGCGAGGGGTCAAAGAGGATTTCAACGAGATCACCAAATCTTTTTCCCGCCAGATATGGGGCGTCGCCTCCTTCCTCGCTCCGCCGCCTGATCCCCAACCCCAAAATCCCGTCGCCGATCCCAACTCCTCCGACGAAGAAGATATCATCGCCGGAATCCGTAACGATTTCGCCGAGATTGGTGGCAAGTTCAAGAGCGGGATCTCCAAAATTTCTGGCCATAAGACTGTATCTGAATTCACCAAGATTGCTTCGAGCTTCCTTCAGCTTGGATCCCAAGAGGAATACGATCTGGAGGGCGTTGTCGGAGTTACCGAGGACGTGGTTGCCTTTGCCAGAAGCGTAGCTCTGCATCCAGAAACTTGGCTCGATTTTCCTCTTCCTGACGATGCCGATTCTGATG ATTTTGATTTGTCCGATGCGCAACAAGAGCACGCTCTAGCTGTTGAACATCTGGCACCAAGCTTAGCTGCTCTTAGAATGGAACTGTGCCCCGGATACATGAGTGATGGTAACTTTTGGAAGATTTATTTTGTACTCGTGCATCCTAGACTCGGCAAAAGTGATGCTGATATTTTATCCACCCCCCAA ATTGTGGAAGCTAGAGCAATGTTAACTCAGGCCTTAGACAAAAGAggtaaagaaaagaaagaatcgGACTTATCTTCAGAAGGCAATATTCCTTCAAAAGAGGAGGAACAACATCTCTTTGTGCCAAACAGTGCCCCACTTGAATCTGCACCTCTTCAGGCATCTGTTGTTGAAGCAGTCCCATCTATGGTTGCCTCTGATGTTGAAATGGAGAAAAATGCCACTCAAAGTGATGTTCCACAAATTATCGTCAAGTCCGTGGTTAAAGAGGAACCGGTAAAACCATCTGCAGAACAATCAGCATCTGGTTCAACCAATAGATTTTTGGATGAAACCTATGAGGACGATGCCGATGATTGGTTGAAAGAGGAGGATAGTTCTGAAATGGTTGGTCCCAGTGGAACTTACATTCAAACTAGTAATGATGAGGATGTGTCATTCAGTGATCTTGAGGAGGACGATGGTGATGTACATGAAAGTAATAAGAAAACTAGATCAGGCTCTGACTCTTCAACAAAAGACTCCCGAGAGCGAGATTGGGTTCAGTTAGGTAGAAGTTCTCCTAATTCTGATAAGGATAGGTTCTCTGTTGAAAGCAAACGTACTGGTTCTGAGAATTCAAGTTCTCGTAATTCTGTGACCAAGGAGTCCAATGATTGGCTTAACGTTGATGACATTGATGTAATATGA
- the LOC137810021 gene encoding uncharacterized protein isoform X1: MNPDDRKRRFNEAIVNMLYPSSPQRERELEPAEPLIDDSASDAISGNLDDGYDNSSTSVNEECDSDAEKLSRAQRKKIRKKKLKEEAVHRGNLIGPLLPLTSTHVARDAPPVRSNAILLSMSCYVTDRVMYVVSDFYAAHLGLGDEADCGKSVKLKQRRMAKRLAKQKGNASSAENTNQSSAEDLKEARL, translated from the exons ATGAACCCTGATGACAGAAAACGCAGGTTCAATGAAGCCATCGTTAATATGCTCTATCCCTCCTCTCCTCAG CGCGAACGAGAGTTGGAACCTGCGGAACCCTTGATCGACGACTCTGCTTCTGACGCTATTTCAG GGAATTTGGATGATGGTTACGACAATTCCTCGACCAGCGTCAACGAAGAGTGTGACTCGGACGCGGAGAAGCTCAGCAGGGCTCAGCGAAAGAAAATTCGGAAGAAGAAGCTAAAGGAAGAAGCCGTTCATCGCGGAAATCTTATTGGACCGCTGTTGCCTCTGACCTCCACCCATGTTGCACGTGATGCTCCACCTGTTCGATCAAATGCTATTCTTTTATCAATGTCTTGTTATGTTACTGATCGCGTTATGTATGTTGTCTCTGACTTTTATGCAGCacaccttggtttaggtgatGAGGCGGATTGTGGTAAATCAGTGAAACTGAAGCAGCGGAGGATGGCAAAAAGGCTTGCCAAACAAAAGGGAAATGCCTCTAGTGCGGAGAACACAAATCAAAGTTCCGCTGAGGACCTCAAAGAAGCTCGTTTATAA
- the LOC137810021 gene encoding uncharacterized protein isoform X2, with translation MNPDDRKRRFNEAIVNMLYPSSPQRERELEPAEPLIDDSASDAISGNLDDGYDNSSTSVNEECDSDAEKLSRAQRKKIRKKKLKEEAVHRGNLIGPLLPLTSTHVAPHLGLGDEADCGKSVKLKQRRMAKRLAKQKGNASSAENTNQSSAEDLKEARL, from the exons ATGAACCCTGATGACAGAAAACGCAGGTTCAATGAAGCCATCGTTAATATGCTCTATCCCTCCTCTCCTCAG CGCGAACGAGAGTTGGAACCTGCGGAACCCTTGATCGACGACTCTGCTTCTGACGCTATTTCAG GGAATTTGGATGATGGTTACGACAATTCCTCGACCAGCGTCAACGAAGAGTGTGACTCGGACGCGGAGAAGCTCAGCAGGGCTCAGCGAAAGAAAATTCGGAAGAAGAAGCTAAAGGAAGAAGCCGTTCATCGCGGAAATCTTATTGGACCGCTGTTGCCTCTGACCTCCACCCATGTTGCAC CacaccttggtttaggtgatGAGGCGGATTGTGGTAAATCAGTGAAACTGAAGCAGCGGAGGATGGCAAAAAGGCTTGCCAAACAAAAGGGAAATGCCTCTAGTGCGGAGAACACAAATCAAAGTTCCGCTGAGGACCTCAAAGAAGCTCGTTTATAA